A genomic segment from Hypomesus transpacificus isolate Combined female chromosome 13, fHypTra1, whole genome shotgun sequence encodes:
- the abi3b gene encoding abl interactor 1: MTDKNNYTELITQILQEAPTARKGLLENNNNLLKVADYYENKYLQVEDRRACIEETMSLTTQALASVTYQINGLATALLRLLDQQANQLKDMESSINLLSLAVAFHHENVSRREIGVLTKAKKKLPLTPPPKADPGAVAEYSRVPICYSILDNIGHCFEVSGLRPKKTGSMDSIQSIGVHQGRAAEPVACPVVPTGSNLGIAVPPPSVPTLPSVPTLTQDSPPASASSSNNLPPPSPPPTSIFDELPPPPPDPFFAAPTDLPPTPRPSSSSSTIPPPPPPPPTFTSSPNPPPPPLSPLKTLNSVTPPPPPPPPPPPSLSNGLPPPPPPPPAPMGGSHTPPPPPPPPPPSQF, encoded by the exons ATGACAGACAAAAATAATTATACTGAGCTCATAACGCAAATACTTCAAGAAGCACCCACTGCAAGGAAGGGGCTTcttgaaaacaacaacaatcttCTTAAAGTTGCCGATTACTACGAAAACAAATATCTGCAG GTGGAGGACAGAAGGGCGTGTATTGAGGAGACCATGTCGTTAACAACCCAAGCCCTGGCCAGTGTTACCTACCAGATTAACGGTCTGGCTACCGCCCTTCTCAGACTGCTAGACCAACAGGCCAACCAGCTGAAAGACATGGAGTCCTCCATCAATCTCCTCAGTCTG GCAGTAGCTTTCCACCATGAGAATGTGTCTCGGAGGGAGATTGGTGTTTTAACAAAAGCAAAGAAGAAgctccctctgaccccccctcccaagGCAGATCCGGGGGCTGTGGCTGAATACTCCAGAGTACCCATATGTTACTCCATCCTTGACAACATCGGACACTGCTTTGAG GTCTCTGGGCTGCGTCCAAAGAAGACAGGGTCTATGGACAGCATACAGAGTATAGGAGTCCACCAGGG TCGTGCAGCGGAGCCTGTAGCATGTCCGGTTGTTCCGACTGG ATCCAACCTTGGAATTGCTGTGCCCCCACCTTCAGTGCCCACTTTACCCTCCGTCCCCACACTCACCCAAGACTCTCCACCGGCCTCTGCTTCTTCGTCTAACAACctgcctcctccttcacctccacctacCTCCATTTTTGATgagcttcctcctccccctcctgatcCTTTCTTCGCCGCACCCACcgacctccctcccacccctcggccttcctcctcctcatccaccatccctcctcctcctcctcctccgcctacCTTCACTTCATCCCCtaacccccctccaccacccctttcTCCCCTGAAAACCTTAAACAGTGTCACTCCTCCGCCACCTccgccacctccaccacctccgaGCTTGTCCAatggcctccccccccctcctcctcctccaccagcaccaATGGGAGGAAGCcacactccacctcctcctccaccaccaccacctccatcacAATTCTAA
- the mpp2b gene encoding MAGUK p55 subfamily member 2b isoform X2 → MPVASASSDSAMHQILDTLSDSTSSTTANDLDLIFLKGIMESPVAHERFVEEIKLEAVRDNNVELVQDILKELTPLTERSKAADELARILKEPHFQSLLETHDSVASKTYETPPPSPCSFMDAALNNQPVPPDAVRMVGIRKVSGEHLGVTFRVETGELVIARILHGGMIDQQGLLHVGDIIKEVNGKEVGNDPKVLQDMLKDASGSVVLKILPSYQEPHTPRQAFVKCHFDYDPSHDNLIPCKEAGLGFSSGDILQIFNQEDLNWWQACHLEGGSAGLIPSQLLEEKRKAFVKRDLELVTTGPLCAGMGGKKKKKMMYLTTKNAEFDRHELRIYEEVAKVPPFRRKTLVLIGAQGVGRRSLKNKVLVSDPHRYGTTMPFTCRKPKVDEKNGQMYLFMTRSEMEADIKNGRFLEHGEYDGNLYGTKINSIHEVVDASKICILDVNPQALKVLRTSEFLPYVVFIEAPDFEVLKAMNRSAIESGVVTKQLTDSELKRTVDESERIHRAYGHYFDVNIVNDGLEGAYRSLKVALERLGSEHQWVPVSWVF, encoded by the exons CCATGCATCAGATCCTGGACACCCTGAGTGACAGCACCAGCTCCACCACGGCCAACGACCTGGATCTCATCTTCCTCAAAGGCATCATGGAGAGTCCAGTG GCCCATGAGAGGTTTGTGGAGGAGATCAAGCTGGAGGCGGTGAGAGACAACAATGTGGAGCTGGTGCAGGACATCCTCAAAGAGCTCACTCCCCTCACAGAGAGGAGCAAGGCTGCCGATGAACTGGCTCGCATCCTGAAGGAGCCACACTTCCAG TCGCTACTAGAAACCCATGACTCGGTGGCCTCTAAGACCTACgagactcctccccccagcccctgctcGTTCATGGACGCCGCCCTGAACAACCAGCCAGTGCCCCCCGACGCGGTCCGGATGGTGGGCATACGCAAGGTGTCCGGGGAGCATCTG GGTGTGACCTTTCGCGTGGAGACGGGCGAGCTGGTCATCGCCAGGATCCTGCACGGCGGCATGATCGACCAGCAGGGCCTGCTCCACGTGGGTGACATCATCAAGGAGGTCAACGGAAAAGAGGTGGGGAACGACCCCAAGGTGCTCCAGGACATGCTGAAGGACGCCAGCGGCAGTGTGGTGCTCAAGATCCTGCCCAGCTACCAGGAGCCTCACACTCCACGCCAG GCTTTTGTCAAGTGTCACTTTGACTACGACCCCTCCCATGACAACCTGATTCCCTGCAAGGAGGCGGGGCTTGGCTTCAGCAGCGGAGACATCCTGCAGATCTTCAATCAGGAAGACCTCAACTGGTGGCAG GCCTGTCACCTGGAGGGAGGTAGCGCAGGTCTTATTCCCAGccagctcctggaggagaagaggaaggcctTTGTGAAGAGGGACCTGGAGCTGGTCACCACTG gTCCGCTGTGTGCAGGAATGGgtggaaagaagaagaaaaagatgaTGTATTTGACGACAAAAAACGCAG AGTTCGATCGCCATGAGCTGCGTATTTACGAGGAGGTGGCGAAGGTTCCGCCTTTTCGACGGAAGACGCTGGTTCTGATTGGAGCCCAGGGGGTGGGCCGTCGCAGTCTGAAGAACAAGGTGCTGGTGTCGGACCCCCACCGCTACGGGACCACCATGCCCT TCACCTGCAGGAAACCCAAAGTAGACGAGAAGAATGGGCAGATGTACTTGTTCATGACACGTAGTGAGATGGAGGCAGACATCAAGAACGGCCGTTTCCTGGAGCACGGCGAGTACGACGGGAACCTGTACGGCACCAAGATCAACTCCATCCACGAGGTGGTGGACGCCAGCAAGATCTGCATCCTGGACGTCAATCCACAG GCTCTCAAGGTTCTGCGGACGTCAGAGTTTCTCCCGTACGTGGTGTTTATCGAAGCTCCGGATTTCGAGGTCTTGAAGGCGATGAACCGGTCAGCTATCGAATCAGGCGTAGTCACCAAACAGTTAACG GACTCGGAGCTGAAGAGGACGGTggatgagagtgagaggatCCACAGGGCCTACGGACATTACTTTGACGTCAACATCGTCAACGACGGTTTAGAAGGTGCCTACCGCAGCCTGAAGGTGGCGCTGGAGAGACTGGGCTCCGAACATCAGTGGGTGCCGGTCAGCTGGGTCTTCTAA
- the mpp2b gene encoding MAGUK p55 subfamily member 2b isoform X1, with product MAGSLFGRLSLEDEGSLDGLDLQLPGEAMHQILDTLSDSTSSTTANDLDLIFLKGIMESPVAHERFVEEIKLEAVRDNNVELVQDILKELTPLTERSKAADELARILKEPHFQSLLETHDSVASKTYETPPPSPCSFMDAALNNQPVPPDAVRMVGIRKVSGEHLGVTFRVETGELVIARILHGGMIDQQGLLHVGDIIKEVNGKEVGNDPKVLQDMLKDASGSVVLKILPSYQEPHTPRQAFVKCHFDYDPSHDNLIPCKEAGLGFSSGDILQIFNQEDLNWWQACHLEGGSAGLIPSQLLEEKRKAFVKRDLELVTTGPLCAGMGGKKKKKMMYLTTKNAEFDRHELRIYEEVAKVPPFRRKTLVLIGAQGVGRRSLKNKVLVSDPHRYGTTMPFTCRKPKVDEKNGQMYLFMTRSEMEADIKNGRFLEHGEYDGNLYGTKINSIHEVVDASKICILDVNPQALKVLRTSEFLPYVVFIEAPDFEVLKAMNRSAIESGVVTKQLTDSELKRTVDESERIHRAYGHYFDVNIVNDGLEGAYRSLKVALERLGSEHQWVPVSWVF from the exons CCATGCATCAGATCCTGGACACCCTGAGTGACAGCACCAGCTCCACCACGGCCAACGACCTGGATCTCATCTTCCTCAAAGGCATCATGGAGAGTCCAGTG GCCCATGAGAGGTTTGTGGAGGAGATCAAGCTGGAGGCGGTGAGAGACAACAATGTGGAGCTGGTGCAGGACATCCTCAAAGAGCTCACTCCCCTCACAGAGAGGAGCAAGGCTGCCGATGAACTGGCTCGCATCCTGAAGGAGCCACACTTCCAG TCGCTACTAGAAACCCATGACTCGGTGGCCTCTAAGACCTACgagactcctccccccagcccctgctcGTTCATGGACGCCGCCCTGAACAACCAGCCAGTGCCCCCCGACGCGGTCCGGATGGTGGGCATACGCAAGGTGTCCGGGGAGCATCTG GGTGTGACCTTTCGCGTGGAGACGGGCGAGCTGGTCATCGCCAGGATCCTGCACGGCGGCATGATCGACCAGCAGGGCCTGCTCCACGTGGGTGACATCATCAAGGAGGTCAACGGAAAAGAGGTGGGGAACGACCCCAAGGTGCTCCAGGACATGCTGAAGGACGCCAGCGGCAGTGTGGTGCTCAAGATCCTGCCCAGCTACCAGGAGCCTCACACTCCACGCCAG GCTTTTGTCAAGTGTCACTTTGACTACGACCCCTCCCATGACAACCTGATTCCCTGCAAGGAGGCGGGGCTTGGCTTCAGCAGCGGAGACATCCTGCAGATCTTCAATCAGGAAGACCTCAACTGGTGGCAG GCCTGTCACCTGGAGGGAGGTAGCGCAGGTCTTATTCCCAGccagctcctggaggagaagaggaaggcctTTGTGAAGAGGGACCTGGAGCTGGTCACCACTG gTCCGCTGTGTGCAGGAATGGgtggaaagaagaagaaaaagatgaTGTATTTGACGACAAAAAACGCAG AGTTCGATCGCCATGAGCTGCGTATTTACGAGGAGGTGGCGAAGGTTCCGCCTTTTCGACGGAAGACGCTGGTTCTGATTGGAGCCCAGGGGGTGGGCCGTCGCAGTCTGAAGAACAAGGTGCTGGTGTCGGACCCCCACCGCTACGGGACCACCATGCCCT TCACCTGCAGGAAACCCAAAGTAGACGAGAAGAATGGGCAGATGTACTTGTTCATGACACGTAGTGAGATGGAGGCAGACATCAAGAACGGCCGTTTCCTGGAGCACGGCGAGTACGACGGGAACCTGTACGGCACCAAGATCAACTCCATCCACGAGGTGGTGGACGCCAGCAAGATCTGCATCCTGGACGTCAATCCACAG GCTCTCAAGGTTCTGCGGACGTCAGAGTTTCTCCCGTACGTGGTGTTTATCGAAGCTCCGGATTTCGAGGTCTTGAAGGCGATGAACCGGTCAGCTATCGAATCAGGCGTAGTCACCAAACAGTTAACG GACTCGGAGCTGAAGAGGACGGTggatgagagtgagaggatCCACAGGGCCTACGGACATTACTTTGACGTCAACATCGTCAACGACGGTTTAGAAGGTGCCTACCGCAGCCTGAAGGTGGCGCTGGAGAGACTGGGCTCCGAACATCAGTGGGTGCCGGTCAGCTGGGTCTTCTAA